The Rhodococcus sp. ABRD24 genome contains the following window.
TGGACGGCACCCTGACGTTCCGTCGCTCCTGCGCGCACGGCGTGTGTGGCAGCGACGCGATGCGGATCAACGGCGTCAACCGTCTGGCCTGCAAGGTCCTGATGCGCGACATGCTGCCCAAGGACGGCCGGCCGATCACCATCACCGTCGAGCCCATCAAGGGTCTGCCGGTGGAGAAGGATCTGCTCGTCGACATGGAGCCCTTCTTCGACGCTTTCCGCGCCGTGAAGCCGTTCCTCATGACCTCGGGCAACGAGCCGACCCGCGAGCGCATCCAGTCGCAGGCGGACCGGGCCCGCTTCGACGACACCACCAAGTGCATCCTGTGTGCCTGCTGCACCACGTCGTGCCCGGTGTACTGGAGCGATGGCAGCTACTTCGGCCCGGCCGCGATCGTGAACGCGCACCGCTTCATCTTCGACAGCCGTGACGAGGGCGCCGCCGAGCGTCTCGACATCCTGAACGACAAGGAAGGCGTGTGGCGCTGCCGCACGACCTTCAACTGCACCGAAGCATGCCCCCGTGGCATCCAGGTGACGAAGGCGATCCAGGAAGTCAAGCGCGCGCTGCTCTTCGCCCGCAAGTGATGTTCCCGTAGCACTCTGCTCAACCTCG
Protein-coding sequences here:
- a CDS encoding succinate dehydrogenase iron-sulfur subunit, which codes for MSAPVMDKDAPALPPVPEGAVMVTLKIARFNPEDGEGQHWESFQVPTLPTDRLLNLLLYVKGYLDGTLTFRRSCAHGVCGSDAMRINGVNRLACKVLMRDMLPKDGRPITITVEPIKGLPVEKDLLVDMEPFFDAFRAVKPFLMTSGNEPTRERIQSQADRARFDDTTKCILCACCTTSCPVYWSDGSYFGPAAIVNAHRFIFDSRDEGAAERLDILNDKEGVWRCRTTFNCTEACPRGIQVTKAIQEVKRALLFARK